In Gadus chalcogrammus isolate NIFS_2021 chromosome 13, NIFS_Gcha_1.0, whole genome shotgun sequence, a single genomic region encodes these proteins:
- the nisch gene encoding nischarin isoform X1, with amino-acid sequence MEAAGASEERRRSVCILGSELVENYTVYVIQVTDGAHRWTVKHRYSDFHELHEKLSADWQVDKQLLPPKKMLGKNSPGLVERRRRELEVYLQTLFLRLLSSATPPPLASFLHFDLYERSGVAAALAEALFHRGEDLLAGGQVYCLRPLQLHSVWEQLHLSTPSGPELHTHLAHILDFTCRLRYLKIQGTQGPIGTSNIQESSLTFDLSIFKSLLHAEVSECSSQQIQGLPSLRRTLVTCSVHHTTPSMMAILAPEASEFPQWEAESAEGAGPGSHVTAVIPLWSKLTTLDLSHNTITEIDASVKLVPEVEFLDLSHNQLQSVDHLQYLYNLIHLDLSYNSLEVLQSAHTRLGNIQTLNLAGNRLETLSGLNKLYSLVNLDLSHNLIAQLQEVRSVAGLPCLERLSLTHNPLCCSPDYRTRTLALFWDRAAEVCLDGTAPSQQEVDTVEVLKAIQKAKETKDKLHSGGDKRVAGEPSLSPLSAAPPVVSSSPSSPPSLQKAYCSSQEVRSREEEVVCPRLVCPDASSLLPSQIPPSAVCPSPLASNPTAPCCGPGGGATDAARSPQPEDSSSSSSLSLSPHLFPLPSPLLCLSSPLLSLSSNKDFITQLSLCLALALSQQEEEQQEVEEEVVQEVQQEEVQQEEVQGEEVQGELTSEHRDDVLPPAGCPRSSPCSRDGYFEMGLGESCSPLSPAETQPRARDVRWCFWVEVEEKGKKEEEEERTEMQQKVGCLVFTDQHLGLFSLSADSPWTNHNADQEARPGVEELVSGLQKEFLLPYEEVVFSSLLPEPWVTLGVRSGPTQLWFICPAPQDTPLSALIQAKLPVSPEVPPHTTQNPQLLWSLLSPWEQQEVRGGGYLAHLLLPASGSSPCPAPLLTDILNQGEASSRTPALLFLTPRHLCVVKVDFSALASLTRSSMSSSSSSSSSSSSSSSWSRVTRVPLGAVVLLPRHRPDGPRHKHRAGHVVEVVLGGWRLGMVFPLAQDRLSFLGELGARTASLEGLRTLALVRPPAPQPDAAQTAVDRPSSELQRLTEENQPPAHLLAGLSPGQALLAGLPGPALQALFKSCIAQWEGEEVRQVLWLSVIFYISPETEVTSCLLLSNKAIYFLLEDSASSLSLSSEWDIADQSDPELCLCVCLSISLSDLLSVNVGLFDQYFRLIGGSACQVVCCVSRDSYGTSCFLKELMSALSLDRTRPDPEPAEQDFYTQFTSTTSGKMQNYELVHSSRVRFIYPNEDEMGDLTFIVADRKSPASSFNILLYLLVFQVQVSDLPERTGHAYQDHGSTPAPWLHPRTLVLTASHIFLLDEDYVSYPLPDFAKEPPCRERYQVREARRIRDVERVLLGYQTYPQALTLVLDELPGPDLLPPLHVDHFSRGEGPSPGGGAGGGAQEVTWCIFVPAADSRERLVALLARQWEALCSRELPLELTG; translated from the exons ATGGAGGCGGCCGGAGCGTCcgaggagcggaggaggagcGTTTGTATCCTGGGCTCGGAGCTGGTGGAGAACTACACT GTGTACGTCATCCAGGTGACCGACGGGGCGCACCGGTGGACCGTCAAACACCGCTACAGCGACTTCCACGAGCTGCACGAGAAG CTGAGTGCTGATTGGCAGGTGGACAAGCAGCTCCTCCCCCCTAAGAAGATGCTGGGGAAGAACTCTCCGGGcctggtggagaggaggaggagggagctggaggtctACCTGCAGACGCTCTTCCTGCGCCTCCTCAGCTCCGCCACGCCACCCCCCCTCGCCTCCTTCCTGCACTTTGACCTCTAT gagAGGAGTGGGGTCGCAGCGGCGTTGGCTGAGGCGCTGTTTCACAGAG GTGAGGACCTGCTGGCGGGGGGTCAGGTGTACTGTCTGCGTCCGCTCCAGCTGCACTCGGTCTGGGAGCAGCTGCACCTGTCCACCCCCAGCGGAccggagctccacacacacctggcccaCATCCTGGACTTCACCTGCAGGCTGCGCTACCTCAAG ATCCAGGGAACGCAGGGACCAATAGGAACCAGCAACATCCAGGAGAGTagcttgacctttgacctgtccaTCTTCAAATCACTGCTGCATGCAGAG gtgagtgAGTGCTCCTCCCAGCAGATCCAGGGTCTCCCCAGCCTCCGAAGGACCCTGGTCACCTGCAGCGTCCACCACACCACCCCCTCAATGATG GCCATCCTGGCTCCGGAGGCCAGTGAGTTTCCCCAGTGGGAGGCGGAGTCAGCagaaggggcggggcctgggtcACATGTGACGGCCGTTATTCCTCTGTGGAGCAAACTGACCACCCTGGACTtaagccacaacaccatcacagagatAGACGCCTCCGTG AAACTGGTTCCAGAAGTGGAGTTTCTGGACTTGAGTCACAACCAGCTGCAGTCAGTAGACCACCTCCAG tACCTGTACAACCTGATCCACCTGGACCTGTCCTACAACTCCCTGGAGGTCCTCCAGTCGGCCCACACCCGCCTGGGGAACATCCAGACCCTCAACCTGGCCGGCAACCGCCTGGAGACGCTTTCTGGCCTCAACAAGCTGTACTCCCTGGTCAACCTGGACCTCAGCCACAACCTGATAGCACAG ctgCAGGAGGTGCGCAGTGTAGCCGGCCTACCGTGTCTGGAGAGGCTGTCGCTGACCCACAACCCCCTCTGCTGCTCCCCGGACTACCGCACCCGGACCCTGGCTCTGTTCTGGGACCGCGCCGCAGAG GTGTGTCTGGACGGCACGGCCCCCTCTCAGCAGGAGGTGGACACGGTGGAGGTGCTGAAGGCCATCCAGAAGGCCAAGGAAACCAAAGACAAACTCCACAGCGGCGGAGACAAGAGG gtGGCGGGAGAGCCCAGCCTCTCTCCTTTATCTGCGGCTCCTCCagtcgtctcctcctccccctcctctcccccctctctccagaaGGCCTACTGTTCTAGCCAAG AAGTGAGGAgcagagaagaagaagtagtTTGCCCCCGCCTCGTCTGCCCCgatgcctcctccctcctcccctcacag ATCCCGCCCTccgctgtctgtccgtctcccctCGCGTCCAATCCCACGGCTCCGTGCTGCGGtcctggaggcggagctacaGATGCAGCCAG AAGTCCTCAACCTGAAGACTCCTCCAgtagctcctccctctccctctccccccacctcttccccctcccctcccccctcctctgcctctcctcccccctcctctccctctcctccaacaAAGACTTCATTACCCAGCTGTCCCTCTGCCTGGCCTTGGCCTTGagccagcaggaggaggagcagcaggaggtggaggaggaggtggtgcaggaGGTGCAGCAAGAGGAGGTGCAGCAAGAGGaggtgcagggggaggaggtgcagggGGAGCTGACATCTGAGCACAGAGACGATGTGTTGCCTCCTGCTGGGTGCCCCAG GTCCAGCCCCTGCTCCAGGGACGGGTACTTTGAGATGGGTCTGGGGGAGTCCTGCTCCCCCCTGAGCCCCGCGGAGACGCAGCCCAGAGCCAGGGACGTGAGGTGGTGcttctgggtggaggtggaggagaaggggaagaaggaggaggaggaggagaggacggagATGCAGCAGAAGGTGGGGTGCCTGGTGTTCACTGACCAGCACCTGGGTCTCTTCTCCTTGTCAGCTGACAGCCCCTGGACCAATCACAACGCAG ACCAGGAGGCGCGCCCCggtgtggaggagctggtgtccGGTCTGCAGAAGGAGTTCCTGCTGCCCTACGAGGAGGTGGtgttctcctccctgctcccggAGCCATGGGTCACCCTGGGGGTCCGGTCCGGACCCACCCAGCTCTGGTTCatctgccccgccccccaggaCACGCCCCTCTCAGCCCTGATCCAGGCCAAG CTTCCTGTCAGCCCTGAGGTGCCGCCACACACTACCCAGAATCCTCAGCTGCTGTGGTCGCTCCTCAGCCCctgggagcagcaggaggtgcgCGGAGGAGGGTACCTcgcccacctgctcctccctgcctctggctcctccccctgccccgcccccctcctgacAGACATCCTGAACCAGGGAGAGGCTTCCTCCAGGAcccccgccctcctcttcctcaccccccgACACCTGTGTGTGGTGAAGGTGGACTTCAGCGCTCTGGCGTCCCTGACGAGGAGCagcatgtcctcctcctcctcgtcgtcctcgtcgtcctcctcctcctcctcctggagcaGGGTGACCCGGGTGCCTCTGGGCGCCGTGGTCCTCCTGCCTCGACACCGCCCGGACGGACcccgacacaaacacag GGCTGGccatgtggtggaggtggtgctgggcgGCTGGAGGCTGGGCATGGTGTTCCCTCTAGCCCAAGACAGGCTCTCCTTCCTGGGGGAGCTGGGAGCCAGGACAGCCTCTCTGGAGGGTCTGAGGACCCTGGCTCTGGTCAGACCCCCCGCCCCGCAGCCAG ACGCTGCCCAGACCGCTGTGGACCGTCCCAG ctctgagctccagaggCTGACGGAGGAGAACCAGCCCCCAGCCCACCTGCTCGCCGGCCTCTCCCCAGGACAGGCGCTCCTGGCTGGGCTACCTGGCCCGGCGCTGCAGGCGCTCTTCAAGAGCTGCATAGCTCAG tgggaaggtgaggaggtgagacaggttTTATGGCTGTCTGTTATCTTCTACATATCTCCGGAGActgaggtcacttcctgtctgctgCTGTCCAACAAAGCCATCTACTTCCTTTTGGAAGACTCCGCCTCCTCGCTTAGCCTTTCGTCTG aatGGGACATAGCGGACCAGAGTGACCCggagctgtgtctgtgtgtctgtctgtccatcagcCTGTCCGACCTGCTGTCCGTCAACGTGGGCCTGTTCGACCAGTACTTCCGCCTCATAG gagGCAGTGCGTGCcaggtggtgtgttgtgtgagcAGGGACAGCTACGGGACGTCCTGCttcctgaaggagctgatgtCAGCCCTCAGCCTGGACCGGACCCGGCCGGACCCGGAGCCCGCGGAGCAGGACTTCTACACCCAgttcaccagcaccacctcag GTAAAATGCAGAACTACGAGCTGGTCCACAGCAGCAGGGTGAGGTTCATCTACCCCAACGAGGACGAGATGGGCGACCTGACCTTCATAGTAGCCGACCGGAagagccccgcctcctccttcaaCATACTGCTCTACCTCTTGGTGTTCCAG GTCCAGGTTTCAGATCTTCCAGAAAGAACAGGCCACGCCTATCAAGACCATGGCTCCACCCCCGCGCCGTGGCTCCACCCCCGGACCCTGGTTCTGACCGCCTCCCACATCTTCCTATTGGACGAGGACTATGTCAGTTATCCCCTGCCTGACTTCGCCAAGGAACCGCCCTGCAG GGAGCGCTACCAGGTGCGCGAGGCCCGCAGGATACGGGACGTGGAGCGCGTGTTGCTGGGGTACCAGACGTACCCCCAGGCCCTGACCCTGGTCCTGGACGAGCTGCCCGGACCCGACCTGCTTCCCCCGCTCCACGTGGACCACTTCagccggggggaggggcctagtcccgggggcggggccgggggcggggcccaggaGGTCACATGGTGTATCTTCGTGCCGGCGGCCGACAGCCGGGAGCGTCTGGTGGCACTGCTGGCCCGCCAGTGGGAGGCGCTGTGCAGCCGCGAGCTGCCGCTGGAGCTCACCGGCTGA
- the nisch gene encoding nischarin isoform X3, producing MEAAGASEERRRSVCILGSELVENYTVYVIQVTDGAHRWTVKHRYSDFHELHEKLSADWQVDKQLLPPKKMLGKNSPGLVERRRRELEVYLQTLFLRLLSSATPPPLASFLHFDLYERSGVAAALAEALFHRGEDLLAGGQVYCLRPLQLHSVWEQLHLSTPSGPELHTHLAHILDFTCRLRYLKIQGTQGPIGTSNIQESSLTFDLSIFKSLLHAEVSECSSQQIQGLPSLRRTLVTCSVHHTTPSMMAILAPEASEFPQWEAESAEGAGPGSHVTAVIPLWSKLTTLDLSHNTITEIDASVKLVPEVEFLDLSHNQLQSVDHLQYLYNLIHLDLSYNSLEVLQSAHTRLGNIQTLNLAGNRLETLSGLNKLYSLVNLDLSHNLIAQLQEVRSVAGLPCLERLSLTHNPLCCSPDYRTRTLALFWDRAAEVCLDGTAPSQQEVDTVEVLKAIQKAKETKDKLHSGGDKRVAGEPSLSPLSAAPPVVSSSPSSPPSLQKAYCSSQGNDK from the exons ATGGAGGCGGCCGGAGCGTCcgaggagcggaggaggagcGTTTGTATCCTGGGCTCGGAGCTGGTGGAGAACTACACT GTGTACGTCATCCAGGTGACCGACGGGGCGCACCGGTGGACCGTCAAACACCGCTACAGCGACTTCCACGAGCTGCACGAGAAG CTGAGTGCTGATTGGCAGGTGGACAAGCAGCTCCTCCCCCCTAAGAAGATGCTGGGGAAGAACTCTCCGGGcctggtggagaggaggaggagggagctggaggtctACCTGCAGACGCTCTTCCTGCGCCTCCTCAGCTCCGCCACGCCACCCCCCCTCGCCTCCTTCCTGCACTTTGACCTCTAT gagAGGAGTGGGGTCGCAGCGGCGTTGGCTGAGGCGCTGTTTCACAGAG GTGAGGACCTGCTGGCGGGGGGTCAGGTGTACTGTCTGCGTCCGCTCCAGCTGCACTCGGTCTGGGAGCAGCTGCACCTGTCCACCCCCAGCGGAccggagctccacacacacctggcccaCATCCTGGACTTCACCTGCAGGCTGCGCTACCTCAAG ATCCAGGGAACGCAGGGACCAATAGGAACCAGCAACATCCAGGAGAGTagcttgacctttgacctgtccaTCTTCAAATCACTGCTGCATGCAGAG gtgagtgAGTGCTCCTCCCAGCAGATCCAGGGTCTCCCCAGCCTCCGAAGGACCCTGGTCACCTGCAGCGTCCACCACACCACCCCCTCAATGATG GCCATCCTGGCTCCGGAGGCCAGTGAGTTTCCCCAGTGGGAGGCGGAGTCAGCagaaggggcggggcctgggtcACATGTGACGGCCGTTATTCCTCTGTGGAGCAAACTGACCACCCTGGACTtaagccacaacaccatcacagagatAGACGCCTCCGTG AAACTGGTTCCAGAAGTGGAGTTTCTGGACTTGAGTCACAACCAGCTGCAGTCAGTAGACCACCTCCAG tACCTGTACAACCTGATCCACCTGGACCTGTCCTACAACTCCCTGGAGGTCCTCCAGTCGGCCCACACCCGCCTGGGGAACATCCAGACCCTCAACCTGGCCGGCAACCGCCTGGAGACGCTTTCTGGCCTCAACAAGCTGTACTCCCTGGTCAACCTGGACCTCAGCCACAACCTGATAGCACAG ctgCAGGAGGTGCGCAGTGTAGCCGGCCTACCGTGTCTGGAGAGGCTGTCGCTGACCCACAACCCCCTCTGCTGCTCCCCGGACTACCGCACCCGGACCCTGGCTCTGTTCTGGGACCGCGCCGCAGAG GTGTGTCTGGACGGCACGGCCCCCTCTCAGCAGGAGGTGGACACGGTGGAGGTGCTGAAGGCCATCCAGAAGGCCAAGGAAACCAAAGACAAACTCCACAGCGGCGGAGACAAGAGG gtGGCGGGAGAGCCCAGCCTCTCTCCTTTATCTGCGGCTCCTCCagtcgtctcctcctccccctcctctcccccctctctccagaaGGCCTACTGTTCTAGCCAAGGTAACGAT AAGTGA
- the nisch gene encoding nischarin isoform X2 produces the protein MEAAGASEERRRSVCILGSELVENYTVYVIQVTDGAHRWTVKHRYSDFHELHEKLSADWQVDKQLLPPKKMLGKNSPGLVERRRRELEVYLQTLFLRLLSSATPPPLASFLHFDLYERSGVAAALAEALFHRGEDLLAGGQVYCLRPLQLHSVWEQLHLSTPSGPELHTHLAHILDFTCRLRYLKIQGTQGPIGTSNIQESSLTFDLSIFKSLLHAEVSECSSQQIQGLPSLRRTLVTCSVHHTTPSMMAILAPEASEFPQWEAESAEGAGPGSHVTAVIPLWSKLTTLDLSHNTITEIDASVKLVPEVEFLDLSHNQLQSVDHLQYLYNLIHLDLSYNSLEVLQSAHTRLGNIQTLNLAGNRLETLSGLNKLYSLVNLDLSHNLIAQLQEVRSVAGLPCLERLSLTHNPLCCSPDYRTRTLALFWDRAAEVCLDGTAPSQQEVDTVEVLKAIQKAKETKDKLHSGGDKRVAGEPSLSPLSAAPPVVSSSPSSPPSLQKAYCSSQVRSREEEVVCPRLVCPDASSLLPSQIPPSAVCPSPLASNPTAPCCGPGGGATDAARSPQPEDSSSSSSLSLSPHLFPLPSPLLCLSSPLLSLSSNKDFITQLSLCLALALSQQEEEQQEVEEEVVQEVQQEEVQQEEVQGEEVQGELTSEHRDDVLPPAGCPRSSPCSRDGYFEMGLGESCSPLSPAETQPRARDVRWCFWVEVEEKGKKEEEEERTEMQQKVGCLVFTDQHLGLFSLSADSPWTNHNADQEARPGVEELVSGLQKEFLLPYEEVVFSSLLPEPWVTLGVRSGPTQLWFICPAPQDTPLSALIQAKLPVSPEVPPHTTQNPQLLWSLLSPWEQQEVRGGGYLAHLLLPASGSSPCPAPLLTDILNQGEASSRTPALLFLTPRHLCVVKVDFSALASLTRSSMSSSSSSSSSSSSSSSWSRVTRVPLGAVVLLPRHRPDGPRHKHRAGHVVEVVLGGWRLGMVFPLAQDRLSFLGELGARTASLEGLRTLALVRPPAPQPDAAQTAVDRPSSELQRLTEENQPPAHLLAGLSPGQALLAGLPGPALQALFKSCIAQWEGEEVRQVLWLSVIFYISPETEVTSCLLLSNKAIYFLLEDSASSLSLSSEWDIADQSDPELCLCVCLSISLSDLLSVNVGLFDQYFRLIGGSACQVVCCVSRDSYGTSCFLKELMSALSLDRTRPDPEPAEQDFYTQFTSTTSGKMQNYELVHSSRVRFIYPNEDEMGDLTFIVADRKSPASSFNILLYLLVFQVQVSDLPERTGHAYQDHGSTPAPWLHPRTLVLTASHIFLLDEDYVSYPLPDFAKEPPCRERYQVREARRIRDVERVLLGYQTYPQALTLVLDELPGPDLLPPLHVDHFSRGEGPSPGGGAGGGAQEVTWCIFVPAADSRERLVALLARQWEALCSRELPLELTG, from the exons ATGGAGGCGGCCGGAGCGTCcgaggagcggaggaggagcGTTTGTATCCTGGGCTCGGAGCTGGTGGAGAACTACACT GTGTACGTCATCCAGGTGACCGACGGGGCGCACCGGTGGACCGTCAAACACCGCTACAGCGACTTCCACGAGCTGCACGAGAAG CTGAGTGCTGATTGGCAGGTGGACAAGCAGCTCCTCCCCCCTAAGAAGATGCTGGGGAAGAACTCTCCGGGcctggtggagaggaggaggagggagctggaggtctACCTGCAGACGCTCTTCCTGCGCCTCCTCAGCTCCGCCACGCCACCCCCCCTCGCCTCCTTCCTGCACTTTGACCTCTAT gagAGGAGTGGGGTCGCAGCGGCGTTGGCTGAGGCGCTGTTTCACAGAG GTGAGGACCTGCTGGCGGGGGGTCAGGTGTACTGTCTGCGTCCGCTCCAGCTGCACTCGGTCTGGGAGCAGCTGCACCTGTCCACCCCCAGCGGAccggagctccacacacacctggcccaCATCCTGGACTTCACCTGCAGGCTGCGCTACCTCAAG ATCCAGGGAACGCAGGGACCAATAGGAACCAGCAACATCCAGGAGAGTagcttgacctttgacctgtccaTCTTCAAATCACTGCTGCATGCAGAG gtgagtgAGTGCTCCTCCCAGCAGATCCAGGGTCTCCCCAGCCTCCGAAGGACCCTGGTCACCTGCAGCGTCCACCACACCACCCCCTCAATGATG GCCATCCTGGCTCCGGAGGCCAGTGAGTTTCCCCAGTGGGAGGCGGAGTCAGCagaaggggcggggcctgggtcACATGTGACGGCCGTTATTCCTCTGTGGAGCAAACTGACCACCCTGGACTtaagccacaacaccatcacagagatAGACGCCTCCGTG AAACTGGTTCCAGAAGTGGAGTTTCTGGACTTGAGTCACAACCAGCTGCAGTCAGTAGACCACCTCCAG tACCTGTACAACCTGATCCACCTGGACCTGTCCTACAACTCCCTGGAGGTCCTCCAGTCGGCCCACACCCGCCTGGGGAACATCCAGACCCTCAACCTGGCCGGCAACCGCCTGGAGACGCTTTCTGGCCTCAACAAGCTGTACTCCCTGGTCAACCTGGACCTCAGCCACAACCTGATAGCACAG ctgCAGGAGGTGCGCAGTGTAGCCGGCCTACCGTGTCTGGAGAGGCTGTCGCTGACCCACAACCCCCTCTGCTGCTCCCCGGACTACCGCACCCGGACCCTGGCTCTGTTCTGGGACCGCGCCGCAGAG GTGTGTCTGGACGGCACGGCCCCCTCTCAGCAGGAGGTGGACACGGTGGAGGTGCTGAAGGCCATCCAGAAGGCCAAGGAAACCAAAGACAAACTCCACAGCGGCGGAGACAAGAGG gtGGCGGGAGAGCCCAGCCTCTCTCCTTTATCTGCGGCTCCTCCagtcgtctcctcctccccctcctctcccccctctctccagaaGGCCTACTGTTCTAGCCAAG TGAGGAgcagagaagaagaagtagtTTGCCCCCGCCTCGTCTGCCCCgatgcctcctccctcctcccctcacag ATCCCGCCCTccgctgtctgtccgtctcccctCGCGTCCAATCCCACGGCTCCGTGCTGCGGtcctggaggcggagctacaGATGCAGCCAG AAGTCCTCAACCTGAAGACTCCTCCAgtagctcctccctctccctctccccccacctcttccccctcccctcccccctcctctgcctctcctcccccctcctctccctctcctccaacaAAGACTTCATTACCCAGCTGTCCCTCTGCCTGGCCTTGGCCTTGagccagcaggaggaggagcagcaggaggtggaggaggaggtggtgcaggaGGTGCAGCAAGAGGAGGTGCAGCAAGAGGaggtgcagggggaggaggtgcagggGGAGCTGACATCTGAGCACAGAGACGATGTGTTGCCTCCTGCTGGGTGCCCCAG GTCCAGCCCCTGCTCCAGGGACGGGTACTTTGAGATGGGTCTGGGGGAGTCCTGCTCCCCCCTGAGCCCCGCGGAGACGCAGCCCAGAGCCAGGGACGTGAGGTGGTGcttctgggtggaggtggaggagaaggggaagaaggaggaggaggaggagaggacggagATGCAGCAGAAGGTGGGGTGCCTGGTGTTCACTGACCAGCACCTGGGTCTCTTCTCCTTGTCAGCTGACAGCCCCTGGACCAATCACAACGCAG ACCAGGAGGCGCGCCCCggtgtggaggagctggtgtccGGTCTGCAGAAGGAGTTCCTGCTGCCCTACGAGGAGGTGGtgttctcctccctgctcccggAGCCATGGGTCACCCTGGGGGTCCGGTCCGGACCCACCCAGCTCTGGTTCatctgccccgccccccaggaCACGCCCCTCTCAGCCCTGATCCAGGCCAAG CTTCCTGTCAGCCCTGAGGTGCCGCCACACACTACCCAGAATCCTCAGCTGCTGTGGTCGCTCCTCAGCCCctgggagcagcaggaggtgcgCGGAGGAGGGTACCTcgcccacctgctcctccctgcctctggctcctccccctgccccgcccccctcctgacAGACATCCTGAACCAGGGAGAGGCTTCCTCCAGGAcccccgccctcctcttcctcaccccccgACACCTGTGTGTGGTGAAGGTGGACTTCAGCGCTCTGGCGTCCCTGACGAGGAGCagcatgtcctcctcctcctcgtcgtcctcgtcgtcctcctcctcctcctcctggagcaGGGTGACCCGGGTGCCTCTGGGCGCCGTGGTCCTCCTGCCTCGACACCGCCCGGACGGACcccgacacaaacacag GGCTGGccatgtggtggaggtggtgctgggcgGCTGGAGGCTGGGCATGGTGTTCCCTCTAGCCCAAGACAGGCTCTCCTTCCTGGGGGAGCTGGGAGCCAGGACAGCCTCTCTGGAGGGTCTGAGGACCCTGGCTCTGGTCAGACCCCCCGCCCCGCAGCCAG ACGCTGCCCAGACCGCTGTGGACCGTCCCAG ctctgagctccagaggCTGACGGAGGAGAACCAGCCCCCAGCCCACCTGCTCGCCGGCCTCTCCCCAGGACAGGCGCTCCTGGCTGGGCTACCTGGCCCGGCGCTGCAGGCGCTCTTCAAGAGCTGCATAGCTCAG tgggaaggtgaggaggtgagacaggttTTATGGCTGTCTGTTATCTTCTACATATCTCCGGAGActgaggtcacttcctgtctgctgCTGTCCAACAAAGCCATCTACTTCCTTTTGGAAGACTCCGCCTCCTCGCTTAGCCTTTCGTCTG aatGGGACATAGCGGACCAGAGTGACCCggagctgtgtctgtgtgtctgtctgtccatcagcCTGTCCGACCTGCTGTCCGTCAACGTGGGCCTGTTCGACCAGTACTTCCGCCTCATAG gagGCAGTGCGTGCcaggtggtgtgttgtgtgagcAGGGACAGCTACGGGACGTCCTGCttcctgaaggagctgatgtCAGCCCTCAGCCTGGACCGGACCCGGCCGGACCCGGAGCCCGCGGAGCAGGACTTCTACACCCAgttcaccagcaccacctcag GTAAAATGCAGAACTACGAGCTGGTCCACAGCAGCAGGGTGAGGTTCATCTACCCCAACGAGGACGAGATGGGCGACCTGACCTTCATAGTAGCCGACCGGAagagccccgcctcctccttcaaCATACTGCTCTACCTCTTGGTGTTCCAG GTCCAGGTTTCAGATCTTCCAGAAAGAACAGGCCACGCCTATCAAGACCATGGCTCCACCCCCGCGCCGTGGCTCCACCCCCGGACCCTGGTTCTGACCGCCTCCCACATCTTCCTATTGGACGAGGACTATGTCAGTTATCCCCTGCCTGACTTCGCCAAGGAACCGCCCTGCAG GGAGCGCTACCAGGTGCGCGAGGCCCGCAGGATACGGGACGTGGAGCGCGTGTTGCTGGGGTACCAGACGTACCCCCAGGCCCTGACCCTGGTCCTGGACGAGCTGCCCGGACCCGACCTGCTTCCCCCGCTCCACGTGGACCACTTCagccggggggaggggcctagtcccgggggcggggccgggggcggggcccaggaGGTCACATGGTGTATCTTCGTGCCGGCGGCCGACAGCCGGGAGCGTCTGGTGGCACTGCTGGCCCGCCAGTGGGAGGCGCTGTGCAGCCGCGAGCTGCCGCTGGAGCTCACCGGCTGA